In Rahnella sikkimica, the following are encoded in one genomic region:
- the rffA gene encoding dTDP-4-amino-4,6-dideoxygalactose transaminase, with protein sequence MIPFNAPPIAGTEIDFMREAMSSGKLCGDGGFTLRCQNWFEQRFNCPKVLLTPSCTASLEMAALLLDIQPGDEVIMPSFTFVSTANAFVLRGAKIVFVDVRPDTMNIDETLIEAAITDKTKVIVPVHYAGVACEMDTIMALAEKHHLFVVEDAAQGVMSTYKGKALGTIGHIGCFSFHETKNYTAGGEGGATLINDPALIDRAEIIREKGTNRSQFFRGQVDKYTWRDIGSSYLMSDLQAAYLWGNLDAAEKINQRRLAIWNQYYEALQDLADAGRIQLPAIPQECVQNAHMFYVRLNDIEDRDAFIRHMKAADILTVFHYIPLHACPAGENFGRFSGTDRFTTQESERLVRLPLFYNMTDDTQRTVIAAMLQYFA encoded by the coding sequence ATGATCCCTTTTAATGCGCCGCCGATTGCCGGCACTGAAATTGATTTCATGCGCGAGGCGATGAGCAGCGGCAAACTTTGCGGCGATGGCGGATTTACGCTGCGCTGCCAGAATTGGTTCGAACAGCGTTTTAACTGCCCGAAAGTGCTGCTGACGCCGTCCTGCACGGCGTCGCTGGAAATGGCGGCACTGCTGCTTGATATCCAGCCGGGCGATGAAGTGATTATGCCGAGTTTCACGTTCGTTTCGACCGCCAATGCGTTTGTATTACGCGGCGCGAAAATCGTCTTTGTGGATGTCCGTCCGGACACCATGAATATCGATGAAACCCTGATTGAAGCGGCGATTACGGACAAAACCAAAGTGATTGTGCCGGTTCATTACGCAGGCGTGGCCTGTGAAATGGACACCATCATGGCGCTGGCCGAAAAGCATCACCTGTTCGTGGTGGAAGATGCCGCGCAGGGTGTGATGTCGACGTACAAAGGCAAAGCGCTGGGAACGATCGGCCATATCGGCTGTTTCAGTTTCCACGAAACGAAAAACTACACCGCTGGCGGCGAGGGGGGTGCGACGCTGATTAACGATCCGGCGCTGATTGACCGCGCTGAAATCATTCGCGAAAAAGGCACCAACCGCAGCCAGTTCTTCCGCGGGCAGGTGGATAAATATACCTGGCGCGATATCGGCTCCAGCTATCTGATGTCTGATTTGCAGGCCGCGTATCTGTGGGGAAATCTGGATGCCGCTGAAAAAATTAATCAGCGCCGTCTGGCTATCTGGAACCAGTATTACGAAGCCTTGCAGGATCTGGCCGATGCGGGGCGTATCCAGCTTCCGGCTATCCCGCAGGAATGTGTGCAAAATGCCCACATGTTCTATGTTCGCCTGAACGATATCGAAGATCGCGATGCGTTCATCCGCCATATGAAAGCGGCCGATATCCTCACCGTATTCCATTACATACCGCTCCATGCCTGTCCGGCTGGCGAAAACTTCGGGCGTTTCTCCGGCACCGATCGCTTTACCACGCAGGAAAGTGAGCGTCTGGTGCGCCTGCCGTTGTTCTACAACATGACCGACGACACACAGCGCACTGTGATTGCGGCCATGCTGCAATACTTCGCCTGA